One part of the Paramormyrops kingsleyae isolate MSU_618 chromosome 2, PKINGS_0.4, whole genome shotgun sequence genome encodes these proteins:
- the homer1b gene encoding homer protein homolog 1b isoform X2 — translation MNSYNLGQFFLISQILLIRQRSQPVYRLWEQPIFSTRAHVFQIDPNTKKNWVPTSKHAVTVSYFYDSVRNVYRIISLDGSKAIINSTISPNMTFTKTSQKFGQWADSRANTVYGLGFSSENHLRKFAEKFAEFKEAARIAKEKSHEKAELASTPSQESATGDMQCPFTPESVNGTDEERATPDISHNALPFPHGSAINKHWEAELAALKGNNAKLTAALLESTANVKQWKQQLAAYREEAERLHKRVTELEYTCSQTNVIKTHKTELNQTIEELESALKTKEEEIEGLKAEVENARQLQAQRDSLAQKLQETETRSRDLAGQLADLEQRLESNQLGQEAFLRNLRTLLELLDGKIFELTELRDNLAKLVEGS, via the exons GGAGCAGCCCATCTTCAGCACGCGTGCCCACGTTTTCCAGATAGACCCCAATACCAAGAAGAACTGGGTTCCTACCAGCAAGCACGCCGTCACCGTCTCCTACTTCTATGACAGTGTGAGGAACGTTTACCGGATCATCAGCCTGGATGGTTCTAAG GCAATAATAAACAGCACCATCAGCCCGAACATGACGTTCACAAAGACGTCACAGAAATTCGGGCAGTGGGCGGACAGCCGCGCCAACACGGTCTACGGATTGGGCTTCTCCTCTGAGAACCATTTGAGGAAG TTTGCAGAAAAGTTTGCAGAGTTTAAGGAGGCGGCACGGATAGCGAAGGAGAAGTCCCACGAGAAGGCAGAGCTGGCCAGTACTCCTTCCCAG GAGTCGGCAACTGGGGACATGCAGTGTCCCTTCACCCCAGAGAGTGTCAACGGCACCGACGAGGAGAGGGCCACGCCGGACATCAGCCACAACGCACTGCCCTTCCCACACGG ctcagccATCAACAAGCATTGGGAGGCTGAGCTGGCAGCACTGAAGGGCAACAACGCTAAGCTGACAGCCGCTCTTCTGGAGTCCACAGCCAACGTCAAGCAGTGGAAGCAGCAGCTCGCAGCCTACCGGGAGGAGGCCGAGAGGCTACATAAGCGG GTAACGGAGCTGGAGTATACGTGCAGCCAAACAAATGTGATCAAAACTCACAAAACGGAGCTAAACCAGACAATTGAGGAGCTAGAATCCGCACTGAAAACAAAGGAAGAG GAGATCGAGGGGCTGAAGGCAGAGGTGGAGAATGCCAGGCAGTTGCAGGCACAGAGGGACTCTCTTGCCCAGAAGCTGCAG GAGACGGAGACGCGGAGCAGAGACCTGGCGGGGCAGCTGGCTGACCTGGAGCAGAGACTGGAGAGCAACCAGCTGGGCCAAGAGGCCTTCCTGAGGAACCTGAGGACCCTGCTGGAGCTCCTGGATGGGAAGATCTTTGAGCTGACAGAGCTACGGGACAACCTGGCCAAGCTGGTGGAGGGCAGCTAG
- the homer1b gene encoding homer protein homolog 1b isoform X3, translating into MGEQPIFSTRAHVFQIDPNTKKNWVPTSKHAVTVSYFYDSVRNVYRIISLDGSKAIINSTISPNMTFTKTSQKFGQWADSRANTVYGLGFSSENHLRKFAEKFAEFKEAARIAKEKSHEKAELASTPSQESATGDMQCPFTPESVNGTDEERATPDISHNALPFPHGSAINKHWEAELAALKGNNAKLTAALLESTANVKQWKQQLAAYREEAERLHKRVTELEYTCSQTNVIKTHKTELNQTIEELESALKTKEEEIEGLKAEVENARQLQAQRDSLAQKLQETETRSRDLAGQLADLEQRLESNQLGQEAFLRNLRTLLELLDGKIFELTELRDNLAKLVEGS; encoded by the exons GGAGCAGCCCATCTTCAGCACGCGTGCCCACGTTTTCCAGATAGACCCCAATACCAAGAAGAACTGGGTTCCTACCAGCAAGCACGCCGTCACCGTCTCCTACTTCTATGACAGTGTGAGGAACGTTTACCGGATCATCAGCCTGGATGGTTCTAAG GCAATAATAAACAGCACCATCAGCCCGAACATGACGTTCACAAAGACGTCACAGAAATTCGGGCAGTGGGCGGACAGCCGCGCCAACACGGTCTACGGATTGGGCTTCTCCTCTGAGAACCATTTGAGGAAG TTTGCAGAAAAGTTTGCAGAGTTTAAGGAGGCGGCACGGATAGCGAAGGAGAAGTCCCACGAGAAGGCAGAGCTGGCCAGTACTCCTTCCCAG GAGTCGGCAACTGGGGACATGCAGTGTCCCTTCACCCCAGAGAGTGTCAACGGCACCGACGAGGAGAGGGCCACGCCGGACATCAGCCACAACGCACTGCCCTTCCCACACGG ctcagccATCAACAAGCATTGGGAGGCTGAGCTGGCAGCACTGAAGGGCAACAACGCTAAGCTGACAGCCGCTCTTCTGGAGTCCACAGCCAACGTCAAGCAGTGGAAGCAGCAGCTCGCAGCCTACCGGGAGGAGGCCGAGAGGCTACATAAGCGG GTAACGGAGCTGGAGTATACGTGCAGCCAAACAAATGTGATCAAAACTCACAAAACGGAGCTAAACCAGACAATTGAGGAGCTAGAATCCGCACTGAAAACAAAGGAAGAG GAGATCGAGGGGCTGAAGGCAGAGGTGGAGAATGCCAGGCAGTTGCAGGCACAGAGGGACTCTCTTGCCCAGAAGCTGCAG GAGACGGAGACGCGGAGCAGAGACCTGGCGGGGCAGCTGGCTGACCTGGAGCAGAGACTGGAGAGCAACCAGCTGGGCCAAGAGGCCTTCCTGAGGAACCTGAGGACCCTGCTGGAGCTCCTGGATGGGAAGATCTTTGAGCTGACAGAGCTACGGGACAACCTGGCCAAGCTGGTGGAGGGCAGCTAG
- the homer1b gene encoding homer protein homolog 1b isoform X1: MEDGSMVIRLPGRSRGPGAFEEIGETTVLRYKEVHHFFFLPFREQPIFSTRAHVFQIDPNTKKNWVPTSKHAVTVSYFYDSVRNVYRIISLDGSKAIINSTISPNMTFTKTSQKFGQWADSRANTVYGLGFSSENHLRKFAEKFAEFKEAARIAKEKSHEKAELASTPSQESATGDMQCPFTPESVNGTDEERATPDISHNALPFPHGSAINKHWEAELAALKGNNAKLTAALLESTANVKQWKQQLAAYREEAERLHKRVTELEYTCSQTNVIKTHKTELNQTIEELESALKTKEEEIEGLKAEVENARQLQAQRDSLAQKLQETETRSRDLAGQLADLEQRLESNQLGQEAFLRNLRTLLELLDGKIFELTELRDNLAKLVEGS, from the exons ATGGAGGATGGGAGCATGGTGATACGACTGCCGGGCCGGTCCCGTGGCCCCGGAGCTTTCGAAGAGATAGGGGAGACCACGGTGCTGCGCTACAAGGAGGTTCACCACTTCTTCTTCCTGCCCTTCAGGGAGCAGCCCATCTTCAGCACGCGTGCCCACGTTTTCCAGATAGACCCCAATACCAAGAAGAACTGGGTTCCTACCAGCAAGCACGCCGTCACCGTCTCCTACTTCTATGACAGTGTGAGGAACGTTTACCGGATCATCAGCCTGGATGGTTCTAAG GCAATAATAAACAGCACCATCAGCCCGAACATGACGTTCACAAAGACGTCACAGAAATTCGGGCAGTGGGCGGACAGCCGCGCCAACACGGTCTACGGATTGGGCTTCTCCTCTGAGAACCATTTGAGGAAG TTTGCAGAAAAGTTTGCAGAGTTTAAGGAGGCGGCACGGATAGCGAAGGAGAAGTCCCACGAGAAGGCAGAGCTGGCCAGTACTCCTTCCCAG GAGTCGGCAACTGGGGACATGCAGTGTCCCTTCACCCCAGAGAGTGTCAACGGCACCGACGAGGAGAGGGCCACGCCGGACATCAGCCACAACGCACTGCCCTTCCCACACGG ctcagccATCAACAAGCATTGGGAGGCTGAGCTGGCAGCACTGAAGGGCAACAACGCTAAGCTGACAGCCGCTCTTCTGGAGTCCACAGCCAACGTCAAGCAGTGGAAGCAGCAGCTCGCAGCCTACCGGGAGGAGGCCGAGAGGCTACATAAGCGG GTAACGGAGCTGGAGTATACGTGCAGCCAAACAAATGTGATCAAAACTCACAAAACGGAGCTAAACCAGACAATTGAGGAGCTAGAATCCGCACTGAAAACAAAGGAAGAG GAGATCGAGGGGCTGAAGGCAGAGGTGGAGAATGCCAGGCAGTTGCAGGCACAGAGGGACTCTCTTGCCCAGAAGCTGCAG GAGACGGAGACGCGGAGCAGAGACCTGGCGGGGCAGCTGGCTGACCTGGAGCAGAGACTGGAGAGCAACCAGCTGGGCCAAGAGGCCTTCCTGAGGAACCTGAGGACCCTGCTGGAGCTCCTGGATGGGAAGATCTTTGAGCTGACAGAGCTACGGGACAACCTGGCCAAGCTGGTGGAGGGCAGCTAG